One Tolypothrix bouteillei VB521301 DNA window includes the following coding sequences:
- a CDS encoding DUF4114 domain-containing protein, translated as MAIISVTSAADSGAGSLREAVANAQPGDTIKFASNLANDKIILTSGEIGILKPLTFDGSDASNLAISGNQQSRIFNIGNQENRINVTIKDLAFVDGRAVAGTTSDQDFAAGGAIRIHDFSDVVVENSLFKNNVGERSGAIRVGFGGSLTVRNSTFDGNDGSIANDDHSAGAISTYGSGGIPDFDPGNGFVKIEGSTFTNNKGSEGGAVYSLLGPLTIEDSTFKNNESTRDGGAVFTDGADKSEKDDLGGEITIRRSVFESNKAKGLGGGLSLWTYNPDKILIEDSSIVGNSVTYGGGAENNSKGGGLRVNSGYLTIRNTTIANNTSEHQGGGAWIDGTLTVNIENSTFSGNSARDDMGGALTLNTPDNTPVNITNNTFVNNSAGRYSGAIWSNDRNSDDITLTNTIFAGNTASPQQMHTNYQLKDGGGNFVEKTVGDLGPKVTATATYVDDLKLSDTLQLVGNRLMYVLESGSPAISGGTTNGATTKDQRGVLRDSQPDAGAFEFVPNGQIPVPSSASSNKGNNKTDDYQVMTPVDSFIDSQKLLIDLRSVDLDRDGKVDSKVSVTLDDIKSDAFYNNSAGFYKIASADGAVLDSMTNKLIYPEDPGYAQAALKQRVSGGEINRNTGKLISQFDGGALYAPYLIANGTVEQFLNNPFGNLQAFFSQGAANLDKTNHVKLLDNNQFGFEDLLNAQDPDFNDLTFKVKIQSS; from the coding sequence ATGGCTATTATCAGCGTTACCAGTGCCGCAGACAGTGGAGCTGGTTCTTTAAGAGAGGCAGTCGCAAATGCTCAACCAGGAGACACGATTAAATTTGCCTCCAATCTTGCTAACGACAAGATAATTCTCACTAGTGGTGAAATTGGTATTCTCAAGCCTTTAACTTTTGATGGCTCAGATGCATCAAATTTAGCAATTAGTGGCAATCAACAGAGCCGTATTTTCAATATCGGCAACCAAGAGAACCGTATTAACGTGACTATCAAGGACTTGGCGTTCGTAGATGGTAGGGCAGTTGCTGGTACTACGAGTGACCAGGATTTTGCAGCAGGAGGTGCTATCCGGATTCATGACTTCAGCGATGTCGTGGTTGAAAATAGTCTCTTTAAGAATAATGTTGGTGAGCGGAGTGGAGCCATTCGCGTTGGCTTTGGTGGCTCCCTCACTGTTCGTAACAGTACGTTTGACGGCAATGATGGTTCGATCGCCAATGATGACCACAGTGCGGGAGCAATTTCCACCTATGGCTCCGGAGGTATACCTGACTTCGATCCGGGTAATGGCTTCGTCAAGATTGAAGGCAGTACTTTTACCAATAACAAGGGTAGTGAAGGTGGAGCTGTCTACAGCCTACTTGGTCCTCTGACTATTGAAGATTCCACTTTCAAGAATAATGAAAGTACTAGAGATGGGGGTGCTGTCTTCACTGATGGAGCTGACAAATCGGAAAAAGATGACCTAGGTGGTGAAATTACTATCCGTAGGAGTGTTTTTGAAAGCAACAAAGCTAAGGGTCTTGGCGGTGGGTTATCCCTATGGACGTATAACCCCGATAAAATTCTGATTGAGGACAGTTCAATCGTTGGCAATTCAGTAACCTATGGAGGAGGAGCTGAAAATAACTCCAAGGGTGGCGGTCTACGTGTTAACAGCGGTTACTTGACTATTCGCAATACAACCATTGCCAATAACACATCAGAGCACCAAGGTGGAGGAGCTTGGATCGATGGCACTTTAACAGTTAACATTGAAAACTCTACTTTCTCTGGTAACTCGGCGAGGGACGATATGGGTGGAGCTCTTACCTTAAATACGCCGGATAACACACCCGTAAATATTACAAATAATACTTTTGTCAACAACTCAGCAGGACGATACAGCGGAGCTATTTGGTCAAACGATCGCAACAGTGATGACATTACCCTGACCAATACTATCTTCGCTGGTAACACTGCATCTCCACAACAGATGCATACGAATTACCAGTTGAAAGATGGTGGCGGTAATTTCGTAGAAAAAACTGTAGGCGACCTAGGACCAAAAGTCACAGCAACTGCTACATACGTAGATGACCTTAAGCTTAGCGACACTCTCCAATTGGTGGGAAACCGTTTGATGTACGTGCTTGAGAGCGGTAGTCCAGCTATCAGTGGTGGAACTACAAATGGGGCTACTACAAAAGACCAACGTGGTGTTCTCCGAGACAGTCAACCTGACGCCGGTGCATTTGAATTTGTTCCCAACGGACAGATTCCAGTACCGAGCAGTGCGAGTAGCAACAAAGGCAACAACAAAACGGATGACTATCAAGTTATGACTCCTGTCGATAGCTTTATTGACTCCCAAAAGCTACTTATTGACCTGCGTTCGGTTGACCTCGATCGAGACGGTAAGGTCGATAGCAAAGTCTCCGTCACCCTCGACGACATTAAGAGTGACGCTTTCTACAATAACTCTGCAGGCTTTTATAAAATCGCTAGTGCAGATGGAGCAGTTCTCGATTCCATGACTAACAAACTGATTTATCCGGAAGATCCTGGCTATGCCCAAGCAGCACTGAAACAACGGGTATCTGGGGGAGAGATAAATCGGAATACAGGCAAGCTTATCAGCCAATTTGATGGTGGAGCTTTGTACGCACCTTATCTGATCGCTAATGGTACAGTAGAGCAGTTTCTCAACAATCCATTTGGTAATCTCCAAGCATTCTTTAGCCAAGGAGCGGCAAATCTTGACAAGACAAATCATGTTAAGCTGTTAGACAACAACCAGTTTGGGTTTGAAGACCTACTCAATGCACAAGATCCAGATTTCAATGACTTGACTTTTAAAGTGAAGATACAAAGTTCTTGA
- a CDS encoding ABC transporter ATP-binding protein: MNKPLLHRKVKFKAGDPPPTQPRLKVLGRLLGYITRYALEVVGVIALLLLSTVLNLLIPYWLGVGLNNLSSTPDLRVITQVAIGIAIAAICSSGVMLWQTLMLNRVIQRALYRLRQDLFEQMQTLSLNFFDRQPIGDLMSRVTNDTDAVAQFFRNSLNLVVSETLQLVFLVLAMFLLNWKLAIAALTIAPLIVLFLGFISQIAGPVFANLQAQIGELNSLLEETVSGQKVVIAYGQQEEAIATFEDISHLARLAGVKARLLALVSGPVTLVLTNLDVALVALVGGLLTLRGEANIGVVATFLQYTRQFSIPIASLGNNLDTLLAASAAAERIFSILDERPAIVDQPNAPEMPPIQGHVLARDVNFSYIQGRPILKHNSFEARPGEKIGLCGPTGAGKSTIINLITRYYDLDGGEILIDGHNIATFQQDSLRRQIGIVLQEAFLFSDTVMNNLRYARLDATEQDCIEATKQANAHEFILHLPDGYNTMLTERGSNLSQGQRQLLTIARMMVQNPRMVILDEATSNIDTRTEQKIQQALDRLMQGRTSFVIAHRLSTIRNADRILVLKAGEIIETGTHDELMQKQGFYYDLFMSQFKGKLNYEL; the protein is encoded by the coding sequence ATGAACAAGCCCTTGCTGCATCGAAAGGTAAAGTTTAAAGCAGGAGACCCGCCCCCAACCCAGCCACGTTTGAAGGTGTTGGGACGATTGCTCGGTTACATCACTCGGTATGCCTTAGAGGTTGTCGGAGTTATTGCGTTATTGTTGTTGAGTACAGTGTTAAACCTGCTTATTCCCTATTGGCTGGGGGTAGGGCTGAACAATCTAAGCAGCACTCCCGATCTAAGGGTCATTACCCAAGTGGCTATCGGGATAGCGATCGCAGCTATTTGCAGTTCCGGTGTCATGCTCTGGCAAACTCTGATGCTGAATCGCGTAATACAACGGGCACTTTATCGTTTGCGGCAGGATTTGTTTGAGCAGATGCAAACCCTGTCGCTGAACTTCTTCGATCGCCAACCGATTGGTGACTTAATGAGCCGTGTTACCAATGATACGGATGCAGTTGCCCAATTTTTTCGTAACAGCTTGAATTTAGTTGTTAGCGAAACGTTGCAATTGGTCTTCCTTGTTTTAGCCATGTTCCTGCTGAACTGGAAACTGGCGATCGCAGCTTTGACAATTGCCCCACTGATTGTGCTGTTTTTAGGCTTCATCAGTCAGATTGCGGGACCTGTGTTTGCCAATCTTCAAGCACAGATTGGCGAACTCAACAGCTTATTGGAAGAAACTGTCAGCGGGCAGAAGGTGGTAATTGCTTACGGTCAGCAGGAAGAGGCGATCGCAACCTTTGAGGATATCAGTCATTTAGCTCGCTTAGCAGGTGTCAAGGCACGCTTGCTAGCATTAGTAAGCGGTCCGGTTACCCTCGTTTTGACGAACCTGGATGTGGCTTTAGTAGCACTAGTGGGGGGACTACTGACCTTGCGAGGAGAGGCTAATATCGGGGTTGTTGCTACTTTCTTACAATACACTCGTCAGTTCTCGATTCCAATTGCGAGTCTTGGTAATAACCTAGATACTTTGCTAGCTGCAAGCGCCGCCGCCGAGCGCATTTTTAGCATTTTGGATGAACGACCAGCCATTGTAGACCAGCCCAATGCTCCAGAAATGCCACCAATTCAGGGCCACGTACTGGCTCGCGATGTAAACTTTAGCTATATTCAAGGTAGACCTATCCTGAAGCACAACAGCTTTGAAGCCAGACCGGGCGAAAAAATTGGCTTGTGCGGACCGACTGGAGCAGGGAAGAGCACCATTATCAACCTGATTACTCGGTACTACGACCTCGATGGGGGCGAAATTTTGATTGATGGGCATAACATTGCCACCTTCCAACAGGACAGTCTGCGGCGGCAAATTGGCATTGTGTTACAGGAGGCATTTTTGTTCTCTGACACAGTTATGAACAATCTGCGCTATGCCCGTTTAGATGCCACCGAGCAGGACTGTATTGAGGCGACCAAACAAGCCAATGCTCATGAATTCATTTTGCATCTGCCAGATGGTTACAATACAATGCTGACGGAACGAGGCAGTAATTTAAGCCAAGGACAACGGCAATTACTAACCATTGCCCGCATGATGGTTCAAAATCCCCGCATGGTTATTCTGGATGAAGCGACTAGCAATATAGACACCAGAACCGAACAGAAGATTCAACAAGCCTTAGATCGATTAATGCAAGGACGTACTAGCTTTGTGATTGCCCACCGTTTGAGTACAATTCGCAATGCGGATCGGATTCTGGTGCTTAAGGCAGGTGAAATTATTGAAACTGGTACTCATGACGAACTGATGCAAAAACAAGGATTCTACTATGACTTATTTATGAGTCAGTTCAAAGGTAAATTGAATTATGAATTATGA
- a CDS encoding ABC transporter ATP-binding protein: MLPNVRRFITIYKGYEWSFWLSQILQAIATIFTLLIPLMTQSLIDRGLSQGDREATVQSVLWMVLFAVLAAVFTLANSFYAVTFAENTAHAVRMFLYRKIQTFSFGNLDRFPTSDLMVRMTNDVNAIKTTIQLIILSVAQVPVMFVGALALIYLNSPSLMWILFVVIPAIVAILFVLVVKIGPLFQIQQQKLDALNNMLQENLAGVRVVKAFVQSDFENRRYDRVNRDLRRATLRPMQYVAFLPPGLYLVINLASATVLWVGGYSFDRGTVTVGEMLAFTQYLATILVPLVILAAIAPQLTAAEASAQRMFEVLDTIPTIPEPTTPTKLTPETVKGRIVFEDVSFSYPSYNERVGQPVLQNINLTIEPGQTVAFLGTTGSGKSTLVNLIPRFYDVTRGRITIDGIDVRDIPLETLHQIVGVSLQESVLFSGKVRDNICYGKPNATEDEMIEAARAANADGFVSAIPEGYDATVARRGANFSGGQRQRLSIARAVTVKPRILILDDSTSALDMATEARVQDALKRLMADTTMLFVAQRISTVITADTIFLLEGGKIVDRGNHEQLLHSSSLYQEIYRSQLGGVTA; this comes from the coding sequence ATGTTGCCAAATGTCCGCCGATTTATCACGATTTATAAGGGCTATGAGTGGTCTTTTTGGCTGTCACAAATTTTGCAGGCGATCGCAACGATTTTTACCCTGCTCATTCCCCTGATGACTCAGAGCTTGATCGATCGGGGCTTATCCCAGGGCGATCGGGAAGCCACAGTGCAAAGCGTGCTTTGGATGGTTCTATTTGCCGTGCTAGCGGCGGTTTTTACCCTCGCCAATTCTTTTTATGCCGTTACGTTTGCCGAAAATACAGCCCATGCTGTGCGGATGTTTCTGTACCGCAAAATTCAAACTTTTTCCTTTGGCAACCTAGATCGTTTCCCCACCAGCGATCTCATGGTGCGAATGACCAACGATGTCAATGCAATCAAAACGACTATTCAACTGATAATCCTATCTGTAGCCCAAGTTCCAGTCATGTTTGTCGGCGCATTGGCACTGATTTATCTAAACAGTCCCAGTTTGATGTGGATTTTGTTCGTTGTTATCCCCGCGATCGTGGCGATCCTTTTTGTCTTAGTGGTGAAAATAGGACCACTTTTTCAAATTCAGCAACAGAAGTTAGATGCTCTTAACAATATGTTGCAGGAAAACCTGGCAGGGGTGCGAGTGGTTAAAGCTTTTGTGCAAAGTGACTTCGAGAATCGTCGGTACGATCGCGTCAACCGAGACTTACGCCGAGCCACCCTGCGTCCGATGCAATATGTGGCATTTCTGCCTCCGGGCTTGTATTTGGTCATCAACTTAGCATCAGCAACCGTCCTTTGGGTTGGAGGGTATAGTTTCGATCGGGGCACTGTGACTGTGGGTGAAATGCTAGCCTTTACCCAATACCTCGCTACTATTCTAGTGCCTCTAGTGATACTGGCAGCGATCGCGCCTCAGTTGACAGCAGCAGAAGCCTCTGCCCAACGGATGTTTGAAGTTCTCGATACCATCCCCACCATCCCCGAACCTACCACTCCCACCAAATTAACCCCAGAGACTGTTAAAGGACGGATTGTATTTGAGGATGTTAGTTTCAGTTACCCCAGTTACAATGAGCGGGTGGGGCAACCCGTTTTACAAAACATCAATTTGACAATTGAACCGGGACAGACGGTGGCATTCTTGGGGACGACAGGTTCCGGCAAATCCACCTTGGTGAACCTGATTCCTCGTTTTTACGATGTGACAAGGGGACGAATTACCATTGATGGCATCGACGTGCGGGACATTCCTCTGGAAACCCTGCACCAAATTGTAGGTGTATCCCTCCAAGAGTCGGTACTGTTTAGTGGCAAAGTACGGGACAACATTTGCTACGGCAAACCAAATGCGACTGAAGACGAAATGATTGAGGCAGCAAGGGCCGCAAATGCCGATGGGTTTGTGTCAGCCATTCCCGAAGGCTATGATGCCACAGTGGCACGGCGAGGAGCCAACTTTTCAGGCGGACAGCGGCAACGCCTCTCGATCGCTCGTGCGGTAACCGTCAAACCTAGAATTCTCATCCTAGATGATAGCACCAGTGCTCTGGACATGGCTACAGAGGCGCGGGTGCAAGATGCGTTGAAACGCCTAATGGCAGACACCACCATGTTATTTGTCGCTCAACGAATCAGTACAGTCATCACTGCGGACACTATTTTCCTGCTAGAAGGTGGAAAAATTGTTGACCGGGGAAACCACGAGCAACTCCTTCACAGCAGTTCTCTGTATCAGGAAATCTACCGTTCACAATTGGGAGGTGTCACCGCATGA
- a CDS encoding SpoIID/LytB domain-containing protein has protein sequence MKFQLFPVFLFSQMKVRHWWLGILIWIAMVAPAQASVILRVAIERDVNQVKVGSSTAAVVKDGSGRTLGQLPQLSSYYAQAVPGGVALDRWQSSLFWIEPIGKGYVYIGDRWYRGRTLVVPSQKGLTAVNWVDMEEYLYSVLGGEMDSRWPIEALKAQAIAARTYALYERERQRNNPIYDLGDTPDRWQIYKGVVSESPTTYAAVDSTSGKVLTHKNRIILSVFHACSGGHTEDVENVWGSHEPYLRAVPDFDQNIRECNWVKTFSPAEISAQIPEVGNVKQIVPESTSPYGSVKALKIVGDRGEKVLRGEDVRTALKLKSTRFTVSNGNGSFTLRGLGFGHAIGMSQWGAYNLALRGYNHLQILNYYYRGVALAPIQVK, from the coding sequence ATGAAATTCCAACTGTTCCCAGTTTTTTTATTTTCCCAGATGAAAGTACGTCATTGGTGGCTTGGTATCCTGATATGGATAGCGATGGTTGCTCCGGCTCAAGCATCAGTGATTTTACGTGTCGCCATTGAGAGGGATGTTAATCAAGTTAAAGTCGGTAGTTCTACGGCGGCTGTTGTAAAAGATGGTAGTGGTCGTACTTTAGGTCAACTCCCTCAATTGAGTTCTTACTATGCTCAAGCTGTTCCTGGGGGAGTTGCTTTAGATAGATGGCAATCTAGTTTATTCTGGATTGAGCCTATAGGTAAAGGGTATGTCTATATCGGAGATCGTTGGTATCGGGGTAGAACTCTAGTTGTTCCTTCACAAAAAGGTTTAACTGCGGTTAACTGGGTGGATATGGAGGAATATCTTTACAGCGTTCTGGGTGGGGAGATGGACTCCCGATGGCCTATAGAAGCACTGAAAGCACAAGCGATCGCAGCCCGGACTTATGCACTTTACGAACGAGAAAGACAGCGCAACAACCCCATTTACGATCTCGGCGATACACCAGATCGCTGGCAAATTTACAAAGGCGTTGTGAGTGAATCGCCTACTACTTACGCGGCTGTAGATTCCACATCAGGTAAGGTACTGACTCACAAAAATAGAATTATTCTCTCCGTGTTTCACGCTTGTTCTGGCGGTCATACTGAGGATGTTGAAAATGTTTGGGGAAGCCATGAGCCCTACCTGCGTGCTGTTCCTGACTTTGACCAAAATATCAGAGAATGCAATTGGGTCAAAACCTTTTCACCGGCGGAAATTAGCGCTCAAATTCCTGAGGTTGGCAACGTTAAGCAAATTGTACCCGAAAGCACTTCACCTTATGGCAGTGTGAAAGCTCTAAAAATTGTAGGCGATCGAGGTGAAAAAGTGCTCAGAGGTGAGGATGTACGTACAGCACTCAAGCTCAAGAGCACTCGTTTTACCGTCAGTAATGGTAATGGTAGCTTTACGTTAAGAGGGCTTGGTTTCGGTCATGCTATAGGCATGAGTCAGTGGGGTGCGTATAATCTAGCACTACGGGGATACAATCACTTGCAAATTTTAAACTACTATTACCGGGGTGTCGCTCTCGCTCCAATTCAGGTGAAATAG
- a CDS encoding DUF928 domain-containing protein — MIRTSGLIKLILAVAFGCFSLLGSSTWVTAQPARSGATERPNPTPPESKSRTRRQPIRLILPPLPKDISSPGGRRYGGARRTGCPKDVPLQLTALVPATESQGTVTNIWGLTSAERPILWFYTPYNKSSNYPADFELLDDQSTPIYKTEISLPNVAGVIGVPLPPLTAGKQYRWFLNVYCDRQQQETPIFVEGVVQRVNLKQAIQEQLQKAEPIQQIAIYANNGIWHDALTTLALLRQKNPNDATLAEDWKDLLSSIGLSQFVTQPLTVASDP; from the coding sequence ATGATAAGAACATCAGGTTTGATAAAACTAATTTTGGCAGTTGCCTTCGGCTGCTTCAGTTTACTGGGGAGTTCAACTTGGGTGACCGCCCAGCCTGCTCGCTCGGGTGCGACAGAACGCCCTAACCCCACTCCGCCTGAGTCTAAATCGAGAACTCGCAGACAACCTATACGACTGATTTTACCTCCACTTCCTAAAGACATATCCTCTCCTGGTGGTCGTCGTTATGGTGGAGCTAGACGAACTGGGTGTCCAAAAGACGTACCATTGCAACTCACTGCCTTAGTTCCAGCCACTGAGTCACAAGGGACTGTTACAAATATTTGGGGTTTGACGTCAGCAGAACGCCCTATCCTGTGGTTCTACACGCCTTATAATAAAAGTTCTAACTATCCGGCTGATTTTGAGCTGCTTGATGACCAGTCAACTCCAATTTATAAAACAGAGATTTCCCTTCCAAATGTAGCCGGAGTCATTGGCGTTCCTCTACCTCCCTTGACAGCTGGCAAACAATATCGCTGGTTCCTCAATGTTTACTGCGATCGCCAACAGCAAGAAACTCCCATTTTTGTTGAGGGTGTGGTGCAACGCGTCAATTTGAAGCAAGCCATACAAGAGCAATTGCAAAAAGCAGAACCAATACAGCAAATTGCTATCTATGCCAATAATGGAATATGGCATGACGCGCTAACGACCCTAGCACTATTGCGGCAGAAAAATCCCAACGATGCAACGCTTGCAGAAGATTGGAAGGATTTGCTAAGTAGTATTGGTTTAAGTCAGTTCGTGACACAGCCGCTAACAGTAGCCAGTGACCCGTAA
- a CDS encoding CHASE2 domain-containing protein — MCKLVVLKFADGSFEQGFSVTLQIGEEGERPSTEITGRLPAAAEMPLYYNHWQVSYRQLGSRYRLSADKVQVTNVSVTQDCQNTAHILRSRFNTWLKSEEFRPVREKWLEKLQPTDELRVILQTEDYQLKRLPWHLWDVLERYPKAELAIASPTYERVTSKKTRNDRVNILAIVGNSQGIDTEADLNVLQQLNDANVTFLVEPQRKELTDQLWGNSWDILFFAGHSSSQGKDCTGRIYLNPTDSLTIGELRYALRKAVERGLQLAIFNSCDGLGLARDLADLQIPQMIVMREPVPDLVAQEFLKYFLKGFASGEPFYLAVREARERLQGLEDKFPCATWLPAICQNLAEAPPSWEQITGNVELLPLEPLPLPPPPPSPKITVAFLSSVVVTALVCGLRFLGLLQGAELHAFDNTIALRSAIVNEKPDDRLLVVTIEDADIAEQRRNGERLDGKSLSDTSLNKLLEKLEQYQPRAIGLDLYRDFKAQDPNLITRFEQTENLVGVCKGSDGVSSVNGIEPPPEIPEERLGFSDFVHDPDGVVRRHLLYMDPEAISLCPASFAFSTQLAFRYLLAYGIQPKFTPTGDLQLGKTVFPGLRPRTGGYQSIDTNGGQILLNYRSSKNIAKQVTLTQILSSPINPSAVKDKIVLIGVAAKGDYPDYWATPYGSKLDEQMPGVFVQAHMVSQIISAVLDKRNQLQVLSPLVEVVWILGWSVLGGVFAWRVRSFPKLVLVIGVFSGSLYILCFGMLIQGYWVPFVPSALALVVTVLATSVQKSGVGVKE; from the coding sequence ATGTGTAAATTAGTCGTATTAAAATTTGCTGACGGTAGTTTTGAGCAAGGATTTTCCGTTACCCTTCAAATTGGTGAAGAAGGTGAGCGTCCTTCAACTGAAATTACCGGAAGATTGCCTGCAGCGGCAGAAATGCCATTGTATTACAATCACTGGCAGGTTAGTTACCGACAGTTAGGCAGTCGCTATCGTCTCTCTGCTGACAAAGTACAGGTGACAAATGTGTCTGTGACTCAGGATTGTCAAAACACGGCACATATTTTGCGATCGCGTTTTAACACCTGGCTAAAATCTGAGGAGTTTCGTCCTGTCCGGGAGAAATGGTTGGAAAAACTCCAGCCTACGGATGAGCTACGAGTTATTTTACAAACAGAAGATTATCAATTAAAGCGTTTGCCCTGGCATCTGTGGGATGTATTGGAGCGCTATCCAAAGGCTGAGTTAGCTATAGCATCGCCAACTTACGAGCGAGTCACTTCCAAAAAAACACGTAACGATCGAGTAAATATTTTAGCCATTGTTGGGAACAGTCAGGGAATTGATACTGAAGCTGACCTGAATGTCCTGCAACAGCTTAACGATGCAAATGTCACTTTTTTGGTGGAACCCCAGCGCAAAGAATTAACTGACCAACTTTGGGGTAACAGTTGGGATATTCTTTTCTTTGCAGGTCACAGTTCCAGTCAAGGGAAAGATTGTACCGGACGGATATATTTAAATCCCACTGATAGCCTCACGATCGGCGAACTCCGATATGCTTTGAGAAAAGCTGTGGAACGTGGTTTACAACTGGCAATTTTTAACTCCTGTGATGGATTGGGATTGGCGCGAGATTTAGCTGATTTGCAAATTCCCCAAATGATTGTAATGCGCGAACCTGTTCCAGATTTGGTAGCACAGGAATTTTTAAAGTATTTTTTAAAAGGGTTTGCGAGTGGCGAGCCGTTCTACCTGGCGGTGCGGGAAGCAAGAGAACGGTTACAAGGTCTTGAAGATAAATTTCCTTGTGCTACCTGGCTACCCGCAATTTGTCAAAATTTAGCAGAAGCTCCTCCTTCTTGGGAACAGATTACTGGCAACGTGGAATTACTGCCTTTAGAACCACTTCCTTTGCCGCCACCGCCACCTTCACCTAAAATTACTGTAGCATTTTTATCTTCTGTAGTCGTGACTGCCTTAGTGTGCGGGTTGAGGTTTCTAGGATTGCTGCAAGGAGCTGAACTGCATGCTTTTGACAATACGATCGCTTTACGTTCGGCTATTGTGAATGAGAAACCTGACGATCGCTTGCTCGTAGTGACTATTGAGGATGCTGATATTGCAGAACAACGGCGCAATGGCGAACGTTTAGATGGAAAATCTCTTTCAGATACCTCTCTTAACAAACTATTGGAAAAACTCGAGCAATATCAACCCCGTGCTATTGGTTTGGATCTCTACAGAGATTTTAAAGCTCAAGACCCCAATTTGATTACCCGTTTCGAGCAAACTGAAAATTTAGTTGGGGTTTGTAAGGGGAGTGATGGAGTTTCATCTGTAAACGGTATTGAACCACCACCTGAAATTCCAGAAGAACGCTTGGGATTTAGTGACTTTGTTCACGATCCTGATGGAGTTGTGCGCCGACATTTGCTTTACATGGACCCTGAGGCTATATCCTTGTGTCCGGCTTCCTTTGCATTCAGTACACAACTAGCATTCCGCTATTTACTGGCTTACGGCATTCAACCAAAGTTTACACCAACTGGAGATTTACAACTTGGCAAAACAGTTTTTCCCGGTTTGCGACCTCGCACCGGCGGTTATCAAAGTATTGATACCAATGGCGGTCAAATTTTACTGAATTATCGTTCATCCAAAAATATTGCCAAGCAGGTCACACTGACACAAATTCTGTCTTCTCCTATTAATCCAAGTGCAGTTAAGGACAAAATTGTTTTAATTGGGGTAGCTGCTAAAGGTGATTACCCAGATTATTGGGCGACTCCTTATGGAAGTAAGTTAGACGAGCAAATGCCAGGAGTATTTGTACAAGCGCATATGGTAAGTCAAATTATCAGTGCGGTTTTGGATAAGCGAAATCAACTGCAAGTTTTATCTCCATTAGTTGAAGTCGTATGGATTTTGGGGTGGTCTGTCCTAGGAGGAGTGTTTGCTTGGCGAGTTCGCTCGTTTCCTAAATTGGTGCTTGTCATTGGTGTTTTTTCTGGCTCTCTCTACATACTTTGCTTTGGTATGTTAATACAAGGATACTGGGTGCCATTTGTGCCTTCTGCTTTGGCTTTAGTTGTGACTGTTCTTGCTACGTCGGTTCAGAAGTCGGGGGTAGGGGTTAAAGAGTAA
- a CDS encoding DUF1822 family protein, giving the protein MKRTIYELDDIPLTLPITLAARRTAEKFANEQPTPEKAAQVRLNTLCVWVVHQYLEFLGIPTNLKKSDSWNPVIRLCADVADLEMPGIGRLECRPIQRFEQFCYIPPETWEERIGYIVVQINESSQDANLLGFVPSISTERLPLNQLQPLENLIEHLGELQKTPAKTLVNLSQWLTGVFDAGWQTLESLWNQPELRPGYAFRSSEIVDRMPESDSLTKRGKLIDLGIQIANQPVMLIVEIRPDINSQTSVRLQVHPTGNSSYLIPGLQLTVLDGSGAVFLESQARSADNYIQLQFQGEPGEQFSVKLGLNDASVTEHFVI; this is encoded by the coding sequence ATGAAGCGCACCATCTATGAACTAGACGATATTCCATTGACTTTGCCCATCACGTTAGCAGCTCGCAGAACTGCGGAGAAGTTTGCGAACGAGCAACCCACTCCTGAAAAAGCTGCACAAGTCCGGCTGAATACTCTTTGTGTATGGGTGGTGCATCAGTACTTGGAATTTTTGGGTATTCCTACTAACTTAAAGAAAAGTGACAGTTGGAACCCAGTGATACGTTTGTGTGCTGACGTTGCGGATTTGGAAATGCCTGGAATCGGTCGTTTGGAGTGCCGTCCCATACAACGTTTTGAGCAATTTTGTTACATTCCTCCAGAAACTTGGGAAGAACGGATAGGATATATTGTTGTTCAAATCAATGAATCTTCTCAGGACGCCAATTTACTTGGCTTTGTCCCCAGCATCTCTACAGAACGATTGCCATTAAACCAGCTTCAACCTTTGGAAAATTTGATCGAACATTTGGGAGAATTGCAGAAAACCCCAGCGAAGACTCTGGTAAATTTGAGTCAATGGTTAACTGGTGTCTTTGATGCAGGTTGGCAGACTCTCGAATCGTTATGGAACCAGCCAGAATTGAGACCGGGTTATGCTTTTCGCAGCAGTGAAATTGTTGACCGCATGCCAGAAAGCGATTCACTTACCAAACGTGGAAAATTGATCGATTTGGGAATCCAAATTGCCAATCAACCCGTCATGTTAATAGTGGAAATTCGACCAGATATAAACTCACAAACGAGTGTTCGCCTTCAAGTGCATCCTACTGGTAACAGTAGTTACCTAATTCCCGGTTTGCAATTGACAGTGCTTGATGGGTCGGGAGCGGTTTTTTTGGAATCTCAAGCTAGAAGTGCAGATAATTACATTCAGTTACAGTTTCAGGGTGAACCGGGAGAACAATTTAGCGTTAAGTTAGGCTTAAATGATGCTAGTGTCACAGAACACTTTGTGATTTAG